In the Acropora muricata isolate sample 2 chromosome 10, ASM3666990v1, whole genome shotgun sequence genome, one interval contains:
- the LOC136888366 gene encoding sigma non-opioid intracellular receptor 1-like: MSVYLNIVALGLAIFGIHYWLNNKTYIFEAEDIERIAKREARKDSSIQEKFSTIALELERNYPGHILPEEDRDWLFLNCGGWMGSMYILHASLTESVIFFGTAMDTSGNSGRFWANVSYTVLAGSFRQWKEGHFQTQIYSTGDTVTLGSGEACGMQWTSGTWTVEYGRGFMPSALGFSLADSIFGTMDFVQIFKIGKMYTRSLVQETLLELFKVIETIKKENNILS; the protein is encoded by the exons ATGTCTGTCTACTTAAACATAGTAGCACTCggtttggccatttttggcattcACTATTGGTTAAACAATAAAACGTATATATTTGAGGCCGAGGATATTGAAAGGATAGCCAAGCGCGAAGCCAGGAAAG ATTCAAGTATCCAAGAAAAGTTTTCTACTATTGCATTGGAGTTAGAACGCAACTACCCAGGTCATATCCTACCAGAGGAAGACAGAGATTGGCTGTTTCTGAATTGTGGGGGTTGGATGGGATCTATGTACATCCTACATGCATCTCTCACAGAATCTGTAATCTTCTTTGGTACAGCCATGGATACATCAGGAAACTCAG GGCGATTCTGGGCAAATGTCTCATACACTGTGCTTGCTGGATCATTTCGCCAGTGGAAAGAGGGACACTTCCAAACCCAGATATATTCAACTGGAGACACAGTGACTCTTGGCAGTGGTGAAGCATGTGGAATGCAATGGACTAGTGGAACATGGACTGTGGAATACGGTCGTGGATTTATGCCATCTGCCCTTGGGTTTTCCCTAGCTGATTCAATTTTTGGTACAATGGATTTTGtgcagattttcaaaattggtAAAATGTACACAAGATCCCTTGTGCAAGAGACACTTCTTGAACTGTTTAAGGTCATTGAAACcattaagaaggaaaataatatattgtcataa